In Nyctibius grandis isolate bNycGra1 chromosome 8, bNycGra1.pri, whole genome shotgun sequence, a single window of DNA contains:
- the SGPP2 gene encoding sphingosine-1-phosphate phosphatase 2, translating to MARLLGTLRSSQPVARFQRCCGLFPAGEEGGGDPAEGAWDRGACNGAGALHCPAAVGCGPPNGVRSGHGPQGCTQKYIVKNYFYYYLFKFSAALGEEIFYITFLPFTYWNIDHSVSRRMVIIWSIVMYIGQVSKDILKWPRPLSPPVVKLEMRTDAEYGMPSTHAMAATAISFSFLIATVNQYKYPFELGLAAAFVFSMLVCLSRLYTGMHTVLDVIGGALISAVLLVLLYPAWDMIDHLLLTSPFCPLLSIVVPLVLCYNYPKLDYYSPTRADTTTILGAGAGATVGFWLNNQYAAPAYTSENFQLGFPLMTGKIVVFVLARFFVGIFVVLLTRQLMKSVVLGVLRYRYKFSVGDLEARRRLEVEVPYKFVTYSSVGFCATVLVPLLHKLLGLM from the exons ATGGCCCGCCTGCTAGGCACCCTGCGCAGCTCCCAGCCCGTGGCGCGCTTCCAGCGCTGCTGCGGGCTCTTCCCTGCCGGTGAGGAGGGCGGCGGCGACCCCGCGGAGGGGGCCTGGGACCGCGGCGCCTGCAATGGTGCGGGTGCGCTGCACTGCCCGGCAGCCGTAGGCTGCGGCCCCCCCAACGGGGTGCGGAGCGGCCACGGCCCGCAG gGTTGCACACAGAAGTATATTGTGAAGAACTACTTCTACTACTACTTGTTCaagttttcagctgctttgggagaagagattttTTATATCACTTTCCTTCCGTTTACCTACTGGAACATAGATCACTCTGTGTCTAGAAGGATGGTAATTATTTGGTCT atCGTGATGTACATAGGCCAGGTCTCCAAGGACATCCTGAAGTGGCCTCGGCCCCTCTCACCACCTGTCGTCAAGCTGGAAATGAGGACGGATGCCGAGTACGGGATGCCTTCCACCCACGCCATGGCAGCTACCGccatctccttctcctttctcattGCAACAGTGAACCAGTACAAG TATCCATTCGAACTAGGCCTGGCAGCAGCGTTTGTGTTTTCGATGTTGGTGTGTCTGAGCAGGCTCTACACGGGGATGCACACTGTTCTG GACGTGATCGGTGGAGCGCTGatttcagctgtgctgctcgTGCTCTTGTATCCTGCGTGGGACATGATAGATCACTTGCTGTTAACCAGTCCCTTCTGTCCACTGCTGTCTATAGTTGTGCCTCTTGTCTTATGTTACAACTACCCCAAACTAGACTATTACAGCCCTACCAGGGCAGACACCACTACCATCTtaggagcaggagctggagcaacTGTGGGATTTTGGTTAAATAACCAATATGCTGCACCAGCCTACACCAGTGAAAATTTTCAGCTTGGATTTCCTCTCATGACTGGTAAAATAGTGGTGTTCGTGCTAGCCAGGTTCTTCGTAGGGATCTTTGTTGTTCTACTGACACGCCAGCTCATGAAGAGTGTGGTCCTTGGCGTGCTGCGTTATCGGTACAAGTTTTCCGTTGGCGACCTGGAAGCCCGAAGACGACTGGAAGTCGAAGTGCCGTATAAATTTGTAACGTACTCCTCAGTTGGCTTCTGCGCTACCGTGCTTGTGCCGCTGCTGCACAAGCTGTTGGGATTGATGTGA